A region from the Pseudomonas sp. KU26590 genome encodes:
- a CDS encoding DnaJ domain-containing protein has protein sequence MLWPFTVVGGGVGYLIASIPGAMLGALLGQALDRRLHFRSWAEMRERANGRAVPRDDELIFMLLGRLAKSDGRVVDGHIQQARVEMRRLDLSEPAQRRAIQAFNRGKDGRDNLRVHLTRLKSQPHAAEGLLRACWRMAWADGRASRTERELIVLWGKWLGWPAGKVEGLSSTEDEQRSRGAPASSGGEFQDALRLLGVKADSEPAQIKRAYRRLLSRHHPDKIAGSGANQMQVRDATEKTRELHHAYAVIRDRRGFR, from the coding sequence ATGCTGTGGCCATTCACGGTGGTCGGCGGCGGCGTCGGGTATCTGATTGCCAGCATTCCAGGCGCCATGCTCGGCGCTCTTCTGGGGCAGGCGCTTGATCGGCGCCTGCATTTCCGGAGCTGGGCGGAGATGCGCGAGCGTGCCAACGGCCGCGCCGTGCCGCGCGATGACGAGCTTATTTTCATGCTGCTGGGCCGTCTGGCGAAGAGCGATGGCCGCGTGGTCGATGGGCATATTCAGCAGGCGCGCGTTGAAATGCGCCGGCTGGACCTCAGCGAGCCGGCGCAGCGTCGGGCGATTCAGGCGTTCAATCGGGGCAAGGACGGGCGCGACAATCTACGCGTCCACCTGACGCGCCTGAAAAGCCAGCCCCACGCGGCGGAGGGTTTGTTGCGTGCCTGCTGGCGCATGGCGTGGGCGGATGGCAGGGCGTCGCGCACCGAACGTGAATTGATTGTGCTGTGGGGCAAATGGCTGGGTTGGCCGGCGGGTAAAGTCGAAGGGTTGTCATCGACCGAAGACGAACAACGTTCGCGGGGCGCTCCCGCCAGCAGTGGCGGCGAGTTTCAGGACGCACTGCGTTTGCTGGGCGTGAAAGCCGATTCTGAACCTGCACAGATCAAGCGCGCCTACCGTCGATTGCTGAGTCGTCACCACCCGGACAAAATCGCCGGCAGTGGCGCCAATCAGATGCAGGTTCGTGATGCCACCGAGAAAACCCGCGAGCTGCACCACGCCTACGCCGTGATTCGCGATCGGCGCGGTTTTCGCTGA
- a CDS encoding aminoglycoside phosphotransferase family protein: MPDQDVRLQHLKVWLDEQLPRLFEAQGWGPIPPATLTAASSDASFRRYFRWEGEGRTFIVMDAPPPQENCKPFVDIAHLLSGSGINVPKIYAEDLNQGFLLLNDLGRQTYLDVIDEQNADQLFIDAIDALLAYQQLPMEAPLPSYDVALLRRELELFPEWYVKRHLGVEFDQAQQASWQAVSDLLIESALAQPKVLVHRDYMPRNLMLSEPNPGVLDFQDAVYGPVTYDVTCLFKDAFLSWPEERVAGWLELYWNKAAAAGIPVQGEFDEFRRASDLMGVQRHLKVIGIFARICHRDGKPRYVADVPRFFSYIEAVLARRPELVELSNLLTSLGHTKPTQAKPASAV, translated from the coding sequence ATGCCAGATCAAGATGTACGCCTTCAACACCTGAAAGTTTGGCTCGATGAGCAGCTCCCGCGTTTATTTGAGGCCCAGGGCTGGGGCCCGATACCCCCGGCCACGTTGACTGCCGCCAGCAGCGATGCCAGTTTTCGACGCTACTTCCGCTGGGAGGGGGAGGGCCGCACTTTTATTGTCATGGACGCGCCGCCCCCACAGGAAAACTGCAAACCCTTCGTGGATATCGCTCATTTATTGAGCGGGTCGGGCATTAATGTTCCGAAAATTTATGCCGAAGACCTCAATCAGGGCTTCCTGTTGTTGAATGACCTGGGTCGTCAGACCTACCTGGATGTCATCGACGAGCAAAACGCCGATCAGCTGTTCATTGACGCAATCGACGCCTTGCTCGCCTACCAGCAGCTGCCGATGGAGGCGCCGTTGCCCAGTTACGACGTGGCACTGCTGCGCCGCGAACTCGAGCTGTTTCCCGAGTGGTACGTGAAACGTCATCTGGGCGTTGAGTTCGATCAGGCGCAGCAGGCCAGTTGGCAGGCCGTCAGTGATCTGCTGATCGAGAGCGCGCTGGCCCAGCCGAAGGTGCTGGTGCACCGTGATTACATGCCGCGCAATCTGATGCTCAGCGAACCGAACCCTGGCGTGCTGGATTTTCAGGACGCGGTGTACGGCCCGGTCACCTACGACGTCACGTGCCTGTTCAAGGATGCATTCCTGAGTTGGCCGGAGGAACGCGTAGCGGGCTGGCTCGAGCTGTATTGGAACAAGGCCGCTGCGGCGGGCATCCCGGTGCAGGGCGAATTCGATGAATTCCGTCGTGCCAGTGATTTGATGGGCGTACAGCGGCATTTGAAGGTGATCGGTATTTTCGCCCGCATCTGCCACCGTGACGGCAAGCCACGCTACGTCGCTGACGTTCCGCGCTTTTTCTCCTATATAGAAGCGGTGTTGGCGCGACGCCCGGAGCTGGTGGAGTTGAGTAATCTGTTGACCAGCCTTGGCCATACAAAACCGACACAGGCAAAACCGGCATCTGCTGTGTAA
- a CDS encoding ABC transporter ATP-binding protein, with the protein MSNVDSSAGASDVLVSFRGVQKSYDGEALIVKDLNLDICKGEFLTLLGPSGSGKTTSLMMLAGFETPTAGEILLAGRSINNVPPHKRDIGMVFQNYALFPHMTVAENLAFPLSVRGMSKTDVAEKVKRALDMVQLGTFAHRYPAQLSGGQQQRVALARALVFEPQLVLMDEPLGALDKQLREHMQMEIKHLHQRLGVTVVYVTHDQGEALTMSDRVAVFHQGEIQQIAPPRTLYEEPKNTFVANFIGENNRINGTLLSQTGDRCVVGLARGEKVEALAINVGATGSPVTLSIRPERVNLNGRSESCVNRFSGRVAEFIYLGDHVRVRLEVAGKTDFFVKQPIAELDPALSVGDVVPIGWQVEHARALDPLLDAH; encoded by the coding sequence ATGAGCAACGTCGATTCAAGCGCTGGGGCGAGTGATGTTCTGGTCAGCTTTCGCGGTGTGCAAAAGAGCTACGACGGCGAAGCCCTGATCGTCAAAGACCTCAACCTGGATATTTGCAAAGGCGAATTCCTCACCCTGCTCGGGCCGTCCGGCTCCGGCAAAACCACCAGCCTGATGATGCTCGCCGGTTTCGAAACGCCCACGGCTGGGGAGATCCTGCTGGCGGGCCGTTCGATCAACAACGTACCGCCGCACAAGCGCGACATCGGCATGGTGTTCCAGAACTACGCGCTGTTCCCGCACATGACCGTTGCTGAAAACCTTGCGTTTCCGCTGTCGGTGCGCGGCATGAGCAAAACCGACGTGGCCGAAAAGGTCAAACGCGCCCTCGACATGGTGCAGCTCGGCACCTTCGCCCATCGCTACCCCGCGCAGTTGTCGGGTGGTCAGCAACAACGTGTCGCCCTGGCCCGGGCGCTGGTGTTCGAGCCGCAGCTGGTGCTGATGGACGAACCCCTCGGTGCGCTCGACAAACAACTTCGCGAACACATGCAGATGGAAATCAAACACCTGCACCAGCGCCTGGGCGTGACTGTCGTCTACGTCACCCACGATCAGGGCGAAGCGCTGACCATGTCCGACCGCGTCGCGGTGTTCCATCAGGGCGAGATCCAGCAGATCGCCCCACCGCGCACCCTTTATGAAGAGCCGAAAAACACCTTCGTTGCCAACTTCATCGGCGAGAACAACCGCATCAACGGCACCTTACTCAGCCAGACCGGTGACCGCTGCGTGGTCGGCCTGGCGCGCGGCGAAAAAGTCGAAGCGCTGGCGATCAACGTCGGTGCCACCGGCAGCCCGGTCACGCTGTCGATTCGTCCCGAACGCGTGAACCTCAACGGCCGCAGCGAGAGTTGCGTCAATCGCTTCTCCGGCCGTGTCGCCGAATTCATCTACCTGGGCGACCACGTACGGGTGCGTCTGGAAGTGGCCGGTAAAACCGATTTCTTCGTCAAACAGCCCATTGCCGAGCTGGATCCGGCGCTGAGCGTTGGCGATGTCGTGCCCATTGGGTGGCAGGTCGAGCACGCGCGCGCGCTGGACCCGTTGCTGGATGCACATTGA
- a CDS encoding histidine kinase — MSDYAAALPPQADSLSREQREWLTQRGQLRVGLVLQAPYAQLDRRAQQLSGANVDLINLMAKTLQVELLWRSYADQAELEKALADGQIDFAPGLTQTPAGLRLWLYSDPYMRVPQLIVGERDGAGAVDLEKLDSQVRVAVRMPSVTADYLRSNYTHLNLQGVPLERQALQLLLSQQARYAVIDEAQLGRLSREAEFAGLAVVGDIGFPQLLRVASRRDTPQLAEIISQALSAIPARDLEQLHTQWLQPKYPQVSESPGLWKNIALLLLVLFMAAAAIVYWQRKQQQQLEKQLLAARDDIARRLAGEEALRLAQFSIDQSTVGILWVNWDSHVRYANQAAETMLGYAPGGVVDRPLIEFEPGLNMDRWLNLWKTARSSEEGPQNYESNCMRADGSILPADVSLSFLRFRDAEYLVVFITDVTERRRSLAALQESEARLQVLAEQLRDLSAHLETVREEEKARIAREVHDELGQMLTVLKLETSMCELAYADLDPGLRDRLNSMKRLIAQLFQLVRDVATALRPPILDAGIASAIEWQARRFEARTQIPCLVQVPDNLPSLPDATAIGLFRILQESLTNVMRHAEAHTVELSLTLRDGVLCMRIADDGKGFDLRAERPASFGLVGMRERVLIMGGQLHLDTLPGEGTTLRIHIPLDPVAEEHVH; from the coding sequence ATGTCGGACTATGCCGCCGCCTTGCCCCCGCAGGCCGACTCGTTGAGCCGCGAGCAGCGGGAATGGCTGACCCAACGCGGGCAATTGCGCGTCGGACTCGTACTTCAAGCACCGTACGCCCAGCTCGATCGTCGCGCGCAGCAATTGTCCGGCGCGAACGTCGACCTCATCAATCTCATGGCAAAGACGCTTCAGGTTGAGCTGCTGTGGCGCAGTTATGCCGATCAGGCCGAGCTCGAAAAAGCCCTTGCCGACGGCCAGATCGACTTCGCGCCGGGCCTGACCCAGACGCCCGCCGGCTTGCGCCTGTGGCTGTATTCCGATCCGTACATGCGCGTGCCACAACTGATTGTCGGCGAACGTGATGGCGCCGGCGCGGTGGATCTGGAAAAGCTCGACAGCCAGGTGCGCGTCGCCGTGCGCATGCCCAGCGTCACCGCTGACTACCTGCGCAGCAATTACACCCACCTCAATCTGCAAGGCGTGCCGCTCGAGCGTCAGGCTTTGCAGCTCTTGCTCAGTCAGCAGGCGCGATACGCCGTGATCGATGAGGCGCAGCTGGGTCGCTTGTCCCGCGAGGCCGAGTTTGCCGGGCTCGCCGTGGTCGGCGACATCGGCTTTCCGCAGTTACTTCGCGTGGCTTCCCGGCGCGATACGCCGCAGCTCGCCGAGATTATCAGCCAGGCATTGAGCGCCATCCCGGCCCGGGATCTCGAACAGCTGCACACGCAATGGCTGCAGCCCAAATACCCACAGGTCAGCGAATCCCCCGGCTTGTGGAAGAACATCGCGCTGCTGTTGTTGGTCCTTTTCATGGCGGCTGCGGCGATTGTTTACTGGCAGCGCAAACAACAGCAGCAACTGGAGAAACAACTCCTTGCCGCGCGGGATGACATCGCCAGGCGCCTGGCAGGCGAGGAGGCATTGCGGCTGGCGCAGTTCTCCATTGATCAGAGCACCGTTGGCATTCTCTGGGTCAATTGGGACAGCCATGTGCGCTACGCCAATCAGGCCGCCGAGACCATGCTGGGTTATGCGCCCGGTGGCGTGGTGGACCGGCCGCTGATTGAGTTCGAGCCGGGGCTGAATATGGATCGCTGGCTCAATCTGTGGAAAACCGCGCGCTCCAGCGAGGAGGGGCCGCAGAACTATGAAAGTAATTGCATGCGTGCCGATGGCAGCATTCTCCCTGCCGATGTGTCGCTGAGCTTCCTGCGCTTTCGTGATGCCGAGTATCTGGTGGTGTTCATCACCGACGTGACCGAACGGCGTCGATCCCTCGCCGCGCTGCAAGAAAGTGAAGCGCGCCTGCAGGTTCTCGCCGAGCAGTTGCGCGACCTTTCGGCTCACCTTGAAACCGTGCGCGAAGAAGAAAAGGCCCGGATCGCCCGGGAAGTTCACGATGAACTGGGTCAGATGCTGACCGTGCTCAAGCTGGAAACGTCCATGTGTGAACTGGCTTACGCCGATCTCGACCCTGGCCTGCGCGATCGGTTGAACAGCATGAAGCGCCTGATCGCGCAGCTATTCCAGCTGGTGCGGGACGTGGCGACCGCCCTGCGGCCACCTATTCTCGACGCAGGGATCGCCTCGGCCATTGAGTGGCAGGCCCGGCGCTTCGAAGCGCGCACCCAGATCCCCTGCCTGGTGCAGGTGCCGGACAACTTGCCCAGCCTGCCGGACGCAACGGCGATCGGGCTGTTTCGCATCCTTCAGGAGTCACTGACCAACGTCATGCGCCATGCCGAAGCGCACACCGTGGAGCTAAGCCTGACGCTGAGGGATGGCGTGCTGTGCATGCGCATCGCCGATGACGGCAAGGGCTTCGATCTGCGCGCGGAACGTCCAGCGTCGTTCGGGCTGGTGGGCATGCGCGAGCGGGTTCTGATCATGGGCGGGCAATTGCATCTGGACACCTTGCCCGGAGAAGGCACAACCTTGCGCATCCACATTCCGCTGGACCCGGTCGCTGAGGAGCACGTGCATTGA
- a CDS encoding polyamine ABC transporter substrate-binding protein — MLKTLKLTALSVGMMCAAQAMAADLTVISFGGANKAAQEKAFYAPWEKAGNGKIIAGEYNGEMAKVKAMVDTKSVTWDLVEVESPELSRGCDEDMFESLASVDLGNKDNYVKGAISECGVGFFVWSTVLAYNADKLKSAPTGWADFWDTEKFPGKRGLRKGAKYTLEFALMADGVAPKDVYKVLATKEGQDRAFKMLDKLKPSIQWWEAGAQPPQYLQSGDVVMSSAYNGRIAAVQKESNLKVVWTGGVYDFDAWAIPKGAKNAEEAKKFIAYSLKPEQQKTYSENIAYGPANTGAVPLLSADTLKNMPTTPENIKDQVQIDVKFWADFGESLEQRFNSWAAK; from the coding sequence ATGCTCAAGACATTGAAGCTCACCGCCTTATCGGTCGGCATGATGTGCGCGGCGCAAGCCATGGCAGCGGACCTGACGGTCATTTCCTTCGGTGGCGCGAACAAGGCGGCCCAGGAAAAGGCCTTCTATGCGCCGTGGGAAAAAGCCGGCAACGGCAAGATCATCGCCGGCGAATACAACGGTGAGATGGCCAAGGTTAAAGCCATGGTCGACACCAAGAGCGTGACCTGGGATCTGGTGGAAGTGGAATCGCCAGAGCTGTCCCGCGGCTGTGACGAAGACATGTTCGAGTCGCTGGCGTCGGTCGATCTCGGCAACAAGGACAACTACGTCAAGGGCGCGATTTCTGAGTGCGGCGTAGGCTTCTTCGTCTGGTCCACCGTGCTGGCCTACAACGCCGACAAGTTGAAATCCGCACCGACCGGTTGGGCTGATTTCTGGGACACCGAGAAATTCCCGGGCAAGCGTGGCCTGCGCAAGGGCGCCAAATACACCCTGGAATTCGCGCTGATGGCTGACGGCGTTGCGCCGAAAGACGTCTACAAAGTGCTGGCGACCAAGGAAGGCCAGGACCGCGCCTTCAAGATGCTCGACAAGCTCAAGCCAAGCATTCAGTGGTGGGAAGCGGGCGCACAGCCGCCGCAGTACCTGCAATCGGGCGACGTCGTGATGAGCTCGGCCTACAACGGTCGTATCGCTGCCGTTCAGAAAGAGAGCAACCTGAAAGTGGTCTGGACCGGCGGCGTGTATGACTTCGACGCGTGGGCCATTCCGAAGGGCGCGAAAAACGCCGAAGAAGCGAAGAAGTTCATCGCTTACTCCCTCAAGCCAGAGCAGCAAAAGACCTATTCCGAAAACATCGCTTACGGCCCGGCCAACACGGGCGCGGTCCCGTTGCTGAGCGCTGACACTCTGAAAAACATGCCGACCACCCCTGAGAACATCAAGGATCAGGTGCAGATCGACGTGAAATTCTGGGCTGACTTCGGTGAGTCGCTGGAACAGCGCTTCAACTCCTGGGCGGCTAAATAA
- the murU gene encoding N-acetylmuramate alpha-1-phosphate uridylyltransferase MurU, protein MKAMILAAGKGERLRPLTLHTPKPLVRAGGVPLIEYHLRAIKSAGLEDVVINHAWLGQRIEEYLGDGRPWGLNIRYSPEGEPLETGGGIFRALPLLGDEPFLVVNGDIWVDFDFSSLMKPLKGLAHLVLVDNPPHHPSGDFALVDGQVHDDAALPCLTYSGIAVLHPQLFAGCTEGAFKLAPLLRDAMAKGLVTGERFAGRWVDVGTHERLAEVEQMLAVKP, encoded by the coding sequence ATGAAAGCGATGATTCTGGCAGCGGGTAAAGGCGAGCGCCTGCGCCCGTTGACCCTGCACACTCCCAAACCGCTGGTGCGAGCCGGCGGTGTTCCACTGATTGAATATCACCTGCGCGCGATCAAGTCTGCCGGCCTTGAAGACGTTGTGATCAACCATGCGTGGTTGGGCCAGCGGATCGAAGAGTATCTGGGCGACGGTCGCCCGTGGGGTCTGAATATCCGCTACTCGCCTGAGGGCGAGCCGCTGGAGACGGGCGGCGGGATCTTTCGTGCGCTGCCGCTGCTGGGCGACGAGCCCTTTCTGGTGGTCAACGGTGATATCTGGGTCGACTTCGATTTCAGCTCACTGATGAAACCCCTCAAGGGGCTTGCCCATCTGGTGCTCGTGGATAACCCGCCGCATCACCCCAGCGGCGATTTTGCGCTGGTCGACGGACAGGTGCATGACGACGCGGCGTTGCCGTGCCTGACCTACAGCGGCATTGCGGTGCTGCACCCGCAACTCTTCGCGGGCTGCACCGAAGGCGCGTTCAAGCTGGCGCCCTTGTTGCGTGATGCCATGGCGAAAGGCCTGGTGACCGGCGAACGTTTTGCCGGGCGTTGGGTGGATGTCGGTACCCATGAGCGACTGGCCGAAGTCGAGCAGATGCTTGCGGTGAAGCCTTAG
- a CDS encoding response regulator transcription factor → MIRVLVAEDHTIVREGIKQLIGLAKDLQVVGEAGNGEQLLEALRHIPCEVVLLDISMPGVNGLEAIPRIRALNNPPAILVLSMHDEAQMAARALKVGAAGYATKDSDPALLLTAIRRVAAGGRYIDPDLADRMVFEVGLTDNRPLHSLLSEREFSVFERLAQGANVNDIAQQLALSSKTISTHKARLMQKLKINSLAELVKYAMEHKLV, encoded by the coding sequence TTGATTCGCGTATTGGTTGCCGAAGACCACACGATTGTCCGCGAGGGCATCAAACAACTGATCGGTCTGGCGAAGGATCTGCAAGTGGTGGGAGAGGCCGGCAATGGCGAGCAGTTGCTGGAGGCTTTGCGCCACATCCCGTGCGAGGTCGTGCTGCTGGATATTTCCATGCCGGGCGTGAACGGCCTGGAGGCGATCCCGCGAATTCGCGCGCTGAACAATCCGCCTGCGATTCTGGTGCTGTCGATGCACGATGAGGCGCAAATGGCCGCGCGGGCGTTGAAGGTCGGCGCCGCCGGTTACGCAACCAAAGACAGCGACCCCGCCTTGTTGCTGACGGCGATTCGGCGCGTGGCCGCAGGCGGGCGCTACATCGACCCGGACCTGGCCGATCGCATGGTGTTTGAAGTCGGGCTGACGGACAACCGGCCCTTGCATTCGCTGTTGTCCGAACGCGAATTTTCAGTGTTCGAGCGCCTCGCCCAGGGCGCCAACGTCAACGACATCGCCCAGCAACTGGCGCTGAGCAGCAAGACCATCAGTACCCACAAGGCACGCCTGATGCAGAAGCTGAAAATCAATTCGCTGGCCGAGCTGGTGAAGTATGCGATGGAGCACAAGCTGGTTTGA
- a CDS encoding ABC transporter permease encodes MLSPYSSPIERVWHYTLRTLCGLILLFLVLPVLVIVPLSFNSGSFLVYPLQGFSLHWYQDFFGSAEWMRALKNSLIVAPAATVLAMGFGTLAAIGLTRSNFPGKALVMALVISPMVVPVVIVGVASYLFFAPLGLGNSYISLILVHAVLGVPFVIITVSATLQGFNYNLVRAAASLGASPTTAFRRVTLPLIAPGVISGALFAFATSFDEVVVTLFLAGPGQATLPRQMFSGIRENLSPTIAAAATLLIGFSVVLLLVLEWLRGRSEKLRTAVE; translated from the coding sequence ATGTTGAGCCCTTATTCCTCGCCCATCGAGCGGGTCTGGCATTACACGCTGCGCACGCTGTGCGGGTTGATTCTGTTGTTCCTGGTGCTGCCGGTGCTGGTGATCGTGCCGCTGTCGTTCAACTCCGGGAGTTTTCTGGTCTACCCGCTGCAGGGCTTTTCACTGCACTGGTATCAGGACTTTTTCGGCTCGGCCGAGTGGATGCGCGCGCTGAAAAACAGCCTGATCGTCGCGCCGGCTGCCACGGTGCTGGCGATGGGGTTCGGGACGTTGGCGGCCATCGGGCTGACCCGCAGCAACTTCCCTGGCAAGGCGCTGGTGATGGCGCTGGTGATTTCGCCGATGGTGGTGCCGGTGGTGATTGTCGGGGTGGCGAGCTACCTGTTTTTTGCGCCGCTGGGTCTGGGCAACAGCTATATCTCGCTGATACTGGTGCACGCCGTGTTGGGTGTGCCGTTCGTGATCATCACCGTGTCGGCCACCTTGCAGGGCTTCAATTACAACCTGGTGCGTGCAGCGGCCAGCCTGGGTGCTTCGCCGACGACCGCCTTTCGGCGTGTGACCTTGCCGCTGATTGCGCCGGGGGTGATCTCGGGGGCGTTGTTTGCTTTCGCCACCTCGTTCGATGAAGTAGTGGTCACGCTGTTCCTCGCAGGTCCCGGTCAGGCAACGTTGCCCCGGCAGATGTTCAGCGGCATCCGCGAAAACCTCAGCCCGACGATTGCCGCCGCCGCCACCTTGCTCATCGGTTTCTCGGTGGTGCTGTTGCTGGTGCTGGAATGGTTGCGCGGCCGCAGCGAGAAACTGCGCACGGCGGTGGAGTGA
- a CDS encoding ABC transporter permease, with translation MATAVPLTEGASPTLKQRLARAERVNRWKAQALIAPLVIFLLLVFLVPIAALLYKSVSNPEVVGGMPLTVVEVAKWDGKGLPPDAVYKAASQDLAEARKNQTLGDLSKRLNQELAGYRSLLAKTARAMPFKEEPASYKEALEAIDERWGDPAYWQAIRRNTSSFTPYYLLAAVDHRIDDLGEVAPATPDQAIYIDIFARTFWMGLVITVICLLLAYPLAYLLANLPARQSNLLMILVLLPFWTSILVRVAAWIVLLQSSGLINGALMAMGIIDKPLELVFNRVGVYISMVHIMLPFMILPIYSVMKGISPTYMRAAISLGCNPFASFWRVYFPQTYAGVGAGCLLVFILAIGYYITPALLGSPNDQMVSYFVAFYTNTSINWGMATALGGLLLLATVVLYLIYNWLVGASRLRLS, from the coding sequence ATGGCCACCGCCGTGCCCCTGACTGAAGGCGCCAGCCCGACCCTGAAGCAACGCCTGGCCCGTGCCGAGCGCGTCAATCGCTGGAAGGCTCAGGCGTTGATCGCGCCATTGGTGATCTTCTTGCTGCTAGTGTTTCTTGTGCCCATTGCGGCGCTGCTTTACAAAAGCGTCAGCAACCCGGAAGTGGTCGGTGGCATGCCGCTCACTGTGGTGGAAGTGGCGAAATGGGACGGCAAGGGGCTGCCGCCTGACGCGGTGTACAAAGCCGCGAGCCAGGACCTGGCCGAAGCGCGCAAGAATCAGACGCTGGGCGATCTGTCCAAGCGCTTGAACCAGGAGTTGGCGGGCTACCGCAGCCTGTTGGCGAAAACCGCCCGCGCCATGCCATTCAAGGAAGAACCGGCTTCTTATAAAGAAGCGCTGGAAGCCATCGATGAGCGCTGGGGCGATCCCGCGTATTGGCAGGCGATCCGTCGCAATACCTCAAGTTTCACCCCCTATTACCTGCTGGCCGCTGTCGACCACCGCATCGATGACCTCGGTGAAGTGGCGCCGGCGACACCTGATCAAGCGATTTACATCGACATCTTCGCCCGCACCTTCTGGATGGGCCTGGTGATCACCGTGATCTGTCTGCTGCTGGCCTACCCGCTGGCGTACCTGTTGGCCAACCTGCCCGCGCGGCAGAGCAACCTGCTGATGATTCTGGTCTTGCTGCCGTTCTGGACGTCGATCCTGGTGCGCGTCGCCGCCTGGATCGTGTTGCTGCAATCGAGCGGCCTGATCAATGGCGCGCTGATGGCCATGGGCATCATCGATAAACCGCTGGAACTGGTGTTCAACCGGGTCGGCGTTTACATCTCGATGGTGCACATCATGTTGCCGTTCATGATTCTGCCCATCTACAGCGTGATGAAAGGCATCTCGCCGACCTACATGCGCGCGGCGATCTCCCTGGGCTGCAACCCGTTCGCCAGTTTCTGGCGCGTGTACTTCCCGCAGACCTACGCCGGTGTGGGCGCGGGCTGTCTGTTGGTGTTCATCCTTGCCATCGGCTACTACATCACCCCGGCGCTGCTCGGCAGCCCGAACGATCAGATGGTCAGTTATTTCGTGGCGTTCTACACCAACACCAGCATCAACTGGGGCATGGCGACGGCGCTGGGCGGGCTGCTGCTGCTGGCGACCGTCGTGCTGTACCTGATCTATAACTGGCTGGTCGGCGCCAGCCGCCTGCGTCTGAGCTGA
- a CDS encoding alpha/beta hydrolase family protein, protein MSYTLRALFPALCLTLILPCSPLVMGADPAPNKDAKPAEAPVERAALPTRTEEDTLALERQVPQAEQQQLQAGDETFLALWKPANVDAPKGAVIIVPGADESADWPTAVAPLRRKLPDVGWSSLSLSMPDAHIDGVFARAVDAPAAASASDKAKDAAVKAPDPAATAEAEAAAAAEQAAAQAEMAKANAEKIFARIDSAVAFAQQNKARSIVLLGHGSGAYWAARYMSERPSPAIQRLVMVTAVDTGKETPSLMELLPTLKVPTADFVNRDRSVPRQQAQDRMDASKRNKNARFTQVALSAIPGNPAMEQDQLFRRVRGWLEGDAAK, encoded by the coding sequence ATGTCCTACACCCTTCGCGCACTATTTCCTGCGCTGTGCCTGACGCTGATACTACCTTGCTCGCCGCTCGTCATGGGTGCTGACCCGGCGCCCAACAAAGACGCCAAGCCCGCTGAAGCGCCTGTCGAGCGGGCGGCACTGCCGACGCGCACGGAAGAGGACACCTTGGCGCTAGAGCGCCAGGTGCCGCAAGCGGAGCAACAGCAGTTGCAGGCGGGCGACGAGACCTTTCTGGCGTTGTGGAAACCGGCCAACGTCGACGCGCCCAAAGGCGCGGTGATCATCGTGCCCGGCGCCGATGAATCAGCGGACTGGCCAACTGCGGTAGCACCGCTGCGCCGCAAGTTGCCGGACGTCGGGTGGTCCAGCCTCAGTCTGAGCATGCCGGACGCTCACATTGACGGTGTTTTCGCCCGCGCGGTGGATGCCCCAGCGGCGGCGAGTGCCAGCGATAAAGCCAAGGACGCAGCGGTAAAAGCGCCTGATCCGGCGGCCACCGCTGAAGCGGAAGCTGCGGCGGCCGCCGAACAGGCAGCTGCTCAGGCGGAGATGGCCAAGGCCAATGCCGAGAAAATCTTCGCCCGGATCGACAGCGCCGTGGCCTTCGCCCAGCAGAACAAGGCCCGCAGCATTGTCCTCCTCGGCCACGGCAGCGGCGCGTATTGGGCAGCGCGCTACATGAGCGAGCGGCCGTCGCCGGCCATTCAACGGCTGGTGATGGTCACGGCGGTGGACACCGGCAAGGAAACGCCGTCGCTGATGGAGCTGCTGCCGACGCTGAAGGTCCCGACGGCAGACTTCGTCAACAGGGACCGTTCGGTGCCGCGTCAGCAGGCACAAGATCGCATGGACGCCAGCAAACGAAATAAAAACGCTCGATTTACCCAAGTGGCGTTGAGTGCGATTCCGGGCAATCCGGCGATGGAGCAGGATCAACTGTTTCGTCGCGTTCGGGGTTGGTTGGAGGGGGACGCAGCGAAGTAA